In one Bufo gargarizans isolate SCDJY-AF-19 chromosome 11, ASM1485885v1, whole genome shotgun sequence genomic region, the following are encoded:
- the SYT16 gene encoding synaptotagmin-16 isoform X1: MTANQDHQNDNMAVEDALDSDVTDNSSCSGNTDIDKTPERLPYISVHANPSRRSTEKNNFIGEHPDRLQDEETPDRMSAHIPKRRKTTNDICKLIITQSSGSNIEYRSCRSTLVASSCSAKFPQSRSVAPPLGMSGGIKLPTLQIHSTNRKEKLPSEGCTDAKKYMMTDTSEGCSSHVLNIEPAKDLGAQESSETHPSGNLSVTEPESPSCSPFILERDGDKVDVSTGVNDASLEKMENNIKTLRSAPNAQNRGTVSNILSPQQRNSLPSKLGTLSEHLRSHIHQTQSVRSAIETSRRKTAENAEHCKDDAQNQLNAAPQLQSNIKSTILSSGTSEGQATSKGSPNPNTKAQPADNYLREPLENLKSSGSKDTDGKPKKCTPRSSANQAVIWKDCSEVGDGCKRPIVARTSDKHIVHKYVHYFSPKGEKFISKKELQRHMDKFMDPSSSKSKDRRTQSPAEKGEGIQTRRRMPPARTALMDSHQAKTLIHQNNGTRAGEAVIGCTDVNVADKSTASNNSEIEKTPETEPRMNVRVNLQSLPAGEHYTSEQPASPQGAPSTSRQFGDSTQLNAVPQRLPADQISNWENCPKIGVNWKQKIKIRKLGDSKGHRDKYYLSPEGKTFRSKKEVERHLGKSMDSSLFLLDRTQSPTEKVDGQDLGGKTPTAQKCSAKQKNLTYNSNEIIMLDDDEYNICSSQGMPEDTSNSRGKTWIIKCPKETYYIYTGEHNITFENGNDFGDVYKIKDKPSDTCEMVENFELESQMSESSGTEAENMSRKTSDTHTLRETEGEHGNVEIEQTETSLQP, from the coding sequence ATGACTGCAAACCAGGACCATCAAAATGATAACATGGCTGTAGAAGATGCACTGGATAGTGATGTCACTGATAACTCGTCATGTTCAGGCAATACAGATATAGACAAGACTCCAGAGAGACTGCCTTACATCAGTGTGCATGCTAATCCCTCAAGACGCTCTACTGAGAAAAACAATTTCATAGGAGAACACCCTGATCGTTTACAAGATGAGGAAACACCAGACAGAATGTCAGCTCATATTCCTAAAAGAAGAAAGACAACAAATGATATTTGTAAACTCATTATCACACAGTCCTCAGGCAGCAATATAGAATACAGGTCGTGTAGGAGTACACTGGTTGCATCTTCATGCTCAGCTAAATTTCCCCAGAGTAGAAGTGTGGCACCTCCTCTAGGTATGTCAGGTGGCATTAAGCTTCCTACTCTGCAGATACACTCTACCAACAGAAAGGAAAAGCTCCCCTCCGAAGGCTGTACAGATGCTAAGAAATACATGATGACTGATACTTCAGAGGGATGTTCATCACATGTTTTGAACATAGAACCAGCTAAGGACCTTGGCGCACAAGAAAGTTCAGAAACACATCCATCGGGGAATCTTTCTGTGACAGAACCAGAATCACCTTCCTGCTCTCCTTTTATCCTGGAGAGAGATGGGGACAAGGTAGACGTGTCTACCGGTGTCAATGATGCCTCACTGGAGAAAATggaaaataatattaaaactctGCGGAGTGCACCAAACGCACAGAACAGAGGAACCGTTTCTAATATACTCAGTCCTCAACAGAGGAACTCTTTGCCAAGTAAACTAGGAACTCTTTCTGAACACTTGCGGAGCCATATTCATCAGACACAGAGTGTACGGAGTGCTATAGAGACTTCAAGAAGAAAAACAGCCGAGAATGCAGAACACTGCAAAGATGACGCACAGAACCAACTCAATGCTGCTCCCCAACTTCAGTCAAATATTAAATCTACAATATTGAGCTCAGGAACATCTGAAGGCCAAGCCACCTCTAAAGGATCACCAAACCCCAACACAAAAGCTCAACCTGCTGACAATTATCTACGTGAACCTTTGGAAAATCTGAAAAGTTCAGGCTCAAAGGACACGGATGGAAAACCTAAAAAATGCACACCGAGGTCATCTGCCAACCAGGCAGTCATCTGGAAAGACTGTTCTGAAGTGGGTGATGGCTGTAAACGACCGATAGTTGCTCGTACCTCCGACAAACATATTGTACATAAATATGTGCATTATTTCAGTCCGAAAGGAGAAAAGTTCATAAGCAAGAAAGAATTACAAAGACATATGGACAAGTTTATGGACCCATCATCATCCAAGTCTAAAGACAGAAGAACACAGTCACCAGCTGAAAAGGGAGAAGGCATACAGACCAGGAGAAGGATGCCACCTGCCCGTACTGCCTTAATGGATTCTCACCAGGCAAAAACTCTTATTCATCAGAATAATGGAACAAGAGCAGGAGAAGCAGTGATTGGATGTACAGATGTCAATGTCGCTGATAAATCAACAGCTTCAAACAATTCTGAAATAGAAAAAACTCCAGAGACAGAGCCCCGCATGAATGTACGTGTCAATCTGCAAAGCTTACCTGCTGGAGAACATTACACAAGTGAACAACCTGCTAGCCCTCAAGGAGCTCCTTCTACCAGTCGGCAATTTGGAGATTCTACACAGTTGAATGCTGTTCCACAGAGGTTACCTGCTGACCAGATTTCAAACTGGGAAAACTGTCCTAAAATCGGTGTTAACTGGAAGCAAAAGATAAAAATTCGTAAATTGGGAGATTCTAAAGGACATAGAGACAAGTATTATTTAAGTCCGGAAGGGAAAACATTCAGAAGCAAAAAAGAAGTAGAAAGACATCTGGGCAAGTCTATGGACTCATCATTGTTCCTTCTTGACAGAACACAGTCACCCACTGAAAAGGTGGATGGCCAGGACTTAGGGGGTAAAACTCCTACAGCACAGAAATGCTCGGCTAAGCAGAAAAATCTCACTTATAACTCTAATGAAATTATTATGCTAGATGACGATGAATATAACATATGTTCAAGCCAAGGAATGCCAGAAGACACATCAAATTCAaggggaaaaacatggattataAAATGTCCAAAGgaaacatattatatatatacaggagaacatAATATTACTTTTGAAAATGGAAATGATTTTGGAGACGTTTACAAGATCAAAGATAAACCTTCAGATACATGTGAAATGGTTGAGAACTTTGAGCTTGAGAGCCAGATGTCAGAATCTAGTGGAACAGAAGCAGAGAACATGAGCAGGAAGACCAGCGATACCCATACACTACGCGAAACAGAGGGAGAGCATGGCAATGTGGAAATTGAGCAAACGGAAACATCCTTACAACCCTAA